The genomic segment tGCTtctttcagaatcacagtttaatggtgtgatccagatgtCTCGGACACCAGCCCTCCGATGTTCAAGTGGGGAGATCTCCCAGCTTTGCATGGTATGCATGTTGACATTGTGTGCTCCATTTAGACTCTGTTCAAACCCCTTCACTGGATTTAAGCCATTTTACATTCCTTTACGTCTTAGaatatgtggctttattaaaacctATTTCCAACCTCATTTTGCATTACAGCACTAATTGCATTTTCTGCAGgtaatgcattttctagtttgaTTTGAAGTCCGACAGAGCCAGAGATGTCTGTTTTTGTTCCAAAACCACCGGACATGATTTTAAATTCCTTAAATGATCCACAAGTTTATATGGCAGTTGCATTTGGTGATATCAGTAACAGGCCCTGCTGCAATTATTATATAATGCTATCCATGCAGACAAACTATAGAAGGGAAGACATCAACATTTTGGTTTAAAATAGTCATTTTGACCTGTTTTAGTCTGCTGTCATGAGAACCTTTGAGAGTGAATGTTTCTTTGCCCCATCTCACATATTATACTCTTAGAACATTAATGTTTGATTTagtgtttgttttaatttataTCAGGCAGTTGGTATAAATGTAATGGTTGATCATATTATCAACCATTAAAATATTAATATCAGGGAGTCAATGTTTGATGCtctttgtttttaatattttaaagtCCATTTCATGCATGGTAACTAATATACTCGGTAGAAAGATTGTTTACGCTAGGATCTTCCAAGAGTAAGGGAAAGGGAACAGTGAATGAATTTATAACACGTGATTAAAATAAACGTATGATATGTGATGGCATGTGTTTCCTCATAACACTTAGAATAatcagtaggcctaccgtaTCTCCATAGCATCTCAACATAGCTGGAACATGACCCCATAGCAACACAACTCCATAGGTACATCCCTCCAAAGCAACAAAATGCCGTGGCAACTCCACAACAACACCCACCAACAAGTCCACAGAAACATAAAAACCACAGCAACATAAGTCAGGTTAATGTCTAGTAGGTGTTTCATCAGTTATGTGTTATCCATCTCCACTGCCCCCGCTGTCCAGGAAGGCCAAGGGGCGGACCTTCATGGCGGTGTGTCTGAGAGAGTACCACAGGCCCCTCCAGGTCCCCCACACCACGCCGTTGTCGTTCGTTCCCTTGTACTCTCCACCACGGTAGAACCTTCCGTTGAGGTTGGCTGTGTGGCATCTGAGGACCACAGATTAGAGGCACGGGATCATAGGGAGGACAGAGGACATACTGTGGGGTGAGCAGAGCTATCAGATAGCGTTAAGAGTGAAAACATCACCCACCTGTTGAACCACCAGCCACCCATGTTCTCTTTGGCACAGTTACCCTGCAGGAAGCGGTCATTGTCCTGTCAAAATGACCCAACGTTGATGTTATTGTCAACAATTTTGGTGGCTATATTGCTCTTTGTCCATTAATACCGCTGAGAACACAGAACTGCTCTGGAGGTAGGTTATCGTCTTCGTGTACCTGGTCCCTGGTGCTAAACTGCATGCCATTGACGCAGGCGGACCACTGCTCCATCACGCCCCCTGCTGTCAGAGCATCGCCAGCACGCCCGCTGTACTGCCCGTACTGCAGACGATAGCTATCCTGCAATAGAAAGTCAACAAGAAATGCatcaattaaattaaagtaATTGGTCGTTTTATATAATACAAGTGGGAATTGCTTTCAGGTATTAGTCTTACAAACAAATATTTGTATTCGTTTTCAGGATTACTTCGACAGATTAGTACTTTGCACAAAGCAGGCCTACCATCAGCAAAACAATGTAATGTACCTCCTCATTAGCAATTCGGAAGTTCTGGTAGAAGGCATGATTGGTCTGGCCACTCCAGTCCGTGAGATCTATCTTTAGCAGGTTCTGCCCTTCACACGCAATAGgccgacacagagacacaagcacacacacacacacacacacacacacacacacacacacacacacacacacacacacacacacacatacacaaacacacacacatctgttggTTCTTCTAAACACAAACTTACTCTAAACATAGGCAGCTCCTTCTAACGgtgtgatattatgccaccgggtgtgtgtgactgtgatttACCAtaacaagccgtttgaaaatcctCCTTTCCTTTGTTTTACTGACATCGCAAGTGAGAGTGTCCACctatgtatgctggatagatcattctaccagcctacccagtggactgtagcaaatgttgattatctatccatcatacatctaggtgccGTGGACGCCTCTACTTGATTATGCCACTAAaacagtgacatcacaagtctGATTTTCAAACTGACCTTTAAAAAATCCTTTAAAATGATCTCATACTCTGGGGGTCTGGTGtagttgttattgtttttcAGAATCAGATTCAGGTCAAGATTTAAATTGAAGATTCCGAGCCCTCAAGATCGATCAAGTCAAAGAGGGGTGTGAATCTATTTATGTAATTCGCCTAATTGACCTTCATATGTAATAACGATTTTTATTAAATGTACCTCCCGAGAGCACGACATGAATGTGCTCGTTTCCAAGCCAGAATTCATCGTTCCATCTCTTGAAATCACCAAACCCGTCTCTGTAGTCCACCCAATCTCTGCAACATGCCCAGGAGAAACACAATGACATGTTGGAAGGGAGGGGTTTTATGGGTTTTGGGTTGTTTAGTTAGAATATCTTGCTCTCTGTATTGCTTTTTATCTCTTTTTAAATGACTTACCTCTAGGATAGGATAACAACCCAACCTATGAGTGTTAAATTGTTGTGTAGGAACCAACATGCAAAGGCTGTACCTGTCAAAGTCCACTCTGCCATGTCTTCTCCTCTGGAGCACGGTCCAGCCCCCTCCATCCTCCATGTCGCAATAGGCCAGGAACGGCTCCTGGTCAAGTTTGGGCCGGATCCGATAGAAGCCACTCGGTGGGCGGAGTCTGTCAAAAAGCTCAGAGCAGTCTGGAGACAAAGTGGACTAATGACTTCTTTGGGCTCTCATTCTTTGCCTTATGTGGAAATCAGTATTCCACAataatacttaataataattataattctgATAATAATAAATCTGATGACAATAATgctgataataataaaatattgatACAtgattattttatcattattattaaatgatAGTATATTTAATGAATGTTTgagtaattaaaaaaatatataatatacaatataatatttaaaaaatatttattatatgtaAACAAATCCAATATCTTTCCCATTATCACCTTTGTCGTGGACAAGAACGCTGCCAGCAGGAGGCAGAAGAGGGTTCGGTGGTCCACGGTGGGGGTTTGCTTGCTCCGTGCCGTTTGAGTGTTGGTCCAGCCCGGAAAGAGCCTGTCGGAAGGGCCGGATGTACTTGTGTCTCTTCAGGTGGTCGATCTGCCACGACCCGATCAGCACCTTGTTCTCCAGCTCTCGGACGCTGACTCTGAGCGCATCCATCTGCGACCAGCATTCGCTTAGCTTAAGGAGCAGTGGGACATAGAGTATAGGTCTATATTGGTATTTGTATTAACATTTCGCTATTAACTAGTTTAATTTAATAACTGATTTAACTTATTAACAACTCCAATCTATTTAAAAACCAACTGGTATTGTTGCCTAATGTTTGGGCCAATAAGAACCAGAATAACAATATAAGATAGCCTACATACTGGGAACTGAGGCGTTGAGGTCAGAGATGGGCTGACCAGAGACAGAAGAAGCAGCAACAGCATGCTTGTCCAATCTACTTTAGATAGTCCTGTTGAATATCTGTGGGGAAAAAACATGTTCAATTTAATTCGAACATATTGCGTAATGCGTTTGAAAATATAGCATAAACGATTTTTGGACTGAAACAACGACACGTACCTTGGAGAGAGTGCAGGGCGCGTTCCTGTCCGTTCAGGGTCGGTCTTATTTATAGGTGGCTCGGTTCTGCATGGTCCGCATTATAACCTGTGCGTGTAGCTGACTTCAGATCCGTTTCGAAGTATTCTCCACTATAAATCATGCACGCTGGTGCGATCACAGGCTGTTCGAAGGGCAGGGTCGAAGAAATAAAAAAGGGCCCCACTGCAGGACATCAGCCCCTATTATCAGCACGTAAatgacattatatatatatatatatatatatatatatatatatatatatatatatatatattaacattattatCAGGCTATCCAGACCAAAACCACATTTCTAtgataagaaaaaaaagagttgaCTACAAACCTTTACGTCTTATCAAAGTGCTGGGCGGCGTCCACGTTGTAGCGGAGACTACAACGTGGTAGTGTCCGCTACAATATCTCATGGGCACAGCAtctcattttcatattttttttgt from the Gadus macrocephalus chromosome 7, ASM3116895v1 genome contains:
- the fgl1b gene encoding fibrinogen like 1B: MLLLLLLSLVSPSLTSTPQFPLSECWSQMDALRVSVRELENKVLIGSWQIDHLKRHKYIRPFRQALSGLDQHSNGTEQANPHRGPPNPLLPPAGSVLVHDKDCSELFDRLRPPSGFYRIRPKLDQEPFLAYCDMEDGGGWTVLQRRRHGRVDFDRDWVDYRDGFGDFKRWNDEFWLGNEHIHVVLSGGQNLLKIDLTDWSGQTNHAFYQNFRIANEEDSYRLQYGQYSGRAGDALTAGGVMEQWSACVNGMQFSTRDQDNDRFLQGNCAKENMGGWWFNRCHTANLNGRFYRGGEYKGTNDNGVVWGTWRGLWYSLRHTAMKVRPLAFLDSGGSGDG